Genomic window (Lynx canadensis isolate LIC74 chromosome D3, mLynCan4.pri.v2, whole genome shotgun sequence):
agcagagctggggtTAGGGCTGGGTGATTCCAGAAAGGGGGAGCAGGTGCAGGGCCTGTCTGGAAGCTTCTGAGGCTCTGGATCCATAAAAATATTGTCTCCAAAgctgcattctttttttgtttttccctcactttatttatttatttatctatttatttatctatctatctatttatttatttatttatttatttatgtttatttatttatttgagagagagtgcaatcaggggaggggcagagattgagaatcccaagcaggctccgcattgtcaacGCGGAGCCCGACGCAAGGTTCAGACTCAcgaacgaaccatgagatcatgacctgagccgaaatcaagagtcggggacttaaccaactgagccatccaggctcccctccaaAACTGCGTTCTTTCCACTTTCACTTGTTATGACGTTGGaaaaattgttgaaaaaataCGAAACAAAAAATACgaaaaagtatgaaaatattagaattagGACGCTAATATCGCTAGCAAAAGAGAAAGTAATCATCAGAATTTGAATGCTCTTAGGTATTTGTATTTGGGGTGCTTTAGGGGCGTAAAGGAGAGTGGTGGGGGGGTAGTACCTAAAGCTATggcccctgacacacacacacacacacacacacacacacacacacacacacacacacacacatacacacacacacacacacacacacacacacacacaccatagacAATGATCTAGGGCTCCAGGCGCCGGgagttctcttccttccctcctggaCCCTCTCGttttcctcctctcccatctCTGACTTCGAGTCCCCCGAGAGCAGGCCTCTCACTGGGCAAGGGGCTCAGGAGGTGACCCCCCCCCAGGCCCAGACGCGTTGGTGGCTTCCTTTGGGGCCTGCCTGGCCACACCCAAAATGGTCTATGCCTTCCTCACCAGGCTAGGCCGGCAGCCAAGGGAGATTGAAACGCGGATAGCGGAAGGGACCGGGCTGTTGGGCTGAGCGCCTCTGGGGAAGCTCGGCCAGGCTGGAGCAGGGGCTTCGGAGGGCCCGGGGAATCGTCCAGGCATGCTGTGCCCCCTTTGTGCAGATGGGAAACCCTCAGAGGGGACAAGCGGCTGCCCACGGTGGCCTGGCTGGGAGGTGGCCGGGCTTGGACGGACCGCGGCCCCATCTGGCTGCAGGACCCTCGCGGAGCCCCCGGCGACCCCGGCCCTggcttctcagtctcctttgctgaccttgagcaagaagatggtgggggtggggcggggcacGAGACTCAGGCGAGAAGGAGACAGCATGGCTGGAGCGTGTCTGTGCGTCTGTGCGCTTGTCCACCTGGCTGTCGACACAGGTCTTCAGCCAGCCATCGGTTGTTAAACTAAGACCAGGGGTAGGTCTCTTTGAATTCACGTGTGCAAAACAGCTCACCTCCTCTGGACCAGGCTAGCCAATTCAGGGTCCGAAAGGGGAAAGTTAGGTTTTTTGGTAGGTGGGCAAAACCCCAAAGTCTTCGCCGTCACTGTGGCTTGTGTTCCCGCAAAGGCTACGGAACAGTAAACAGGTGTATCTGTGGTATTAAaatgcatggggggggggggcgcctggggggcccagtcggttgggcatcagctcaggtcttgatctcagggtcgcgAGTTCAGAtgcactgaaggaaaaaaaaatttaaggggaagAAAGTCTGAAAGGGCTCcttgctgggggcgggggagatgCTGAGAAAAGGTGGGGAAGTGCAGGCACCGTGCGGGAAGCCCGAGGGCACATGTCCTGTGCACCTGCCTGCTGGTGGCCTCTGTCCCATTCACGCACCACCCCTGCAGCGGGCGTTTAATGACCCCCAGGAGGCCAGGCCTGTCGGTGCTGGGGACCCAGCGGAGACTGCCCTGCAAGAGCTTGTGATCTGGCGGAGGCAGTGGGGCAGCCACGGTGCCCGTGCCGATGGGCAGGTGTCACGGTGCCTGCTGAGCCCTGCGCATGTGGTGTGAACGGCGACATCTCTCCTGTCCCCTTGGAGTTTATGGGCCAGTGGGAATGGAGTTTTagacagtaaacattttatttattttttactgttttatttttaattttttttaatgtttatttatttttgagagagagagagagagcatgagcgggggaggagcagagagcttgggagacacagaatccgaagcaggctccaggccccgagctgccagcacagagcccgacgcggggctcgaacccacaaacagcgagatcatgacctgagccgaagttggagacttaattgagccactcaggcgcccctatttattttttcgagagagagagaaagagagagcacgatgagtaggggaggggcagagggagagagtgaaagaatgttaaacaggctccaagcccagtgtggagcccgacgtggggctcttgATCTcgcgaccatgagatcatgagctgaaatcaagagtcagatgcttaaccgactgagccacccaggagcctcaagtaagcaaacattttaaatggtttaaacAATGGGAATGACTATGCCTGAGCAATCCAGGATGGCTTCTTGGAGAAGGTGCCATTTGCTCAACTCTGGAGAATAGATGGGATTATTAATCCCTCACATGGGATTAATAGAGGAGGTTGTAGGGCCTGAGTGAGCTAGTAATTCACGAATAGCTCTCAAACCAGTGCCTGGAACCTTGTCTACACTTGACACATGTGCTTTGCAAACCAGGCATGGGCCAGGGCTTGCTGTGGAGACAGGTTTCTAGGGCTCCCCGTCCCGGCCCTCTCCGCCAAGATCAGAGGTAGGGATGTCAAAGCTATGCCTTTGGGCATATTTCCGGGAGATGGCCCCAAATGCAGAATGACAAGGACAACAGCTGGCCATTGTTGAGCACTTAATGTGTGCTAAACCCTCAGCCTGAGCCAGCTCACTTCAACCCACAACCACCCCGCTCCGTGCTGTCGTCACTGTCTTCGCATTCCAGACGAGGAgcctgtggctcagagaggtgagttcggttgcccaaggtcacgcagcttgTAAGTGCCAGAGCCGGGACTGGATCTGGTTTGACTGGATCAGATCCTGATCGGAGCAGGGGCCGGGCTGGGCCGGGGCCTATCCTGTCCGCCAGCCCTGAGAAATGCCCTGAGGTGTgagggggagggcacctgggccTCGGTTTGACCCACTCGTTGATCTGGAGCCTTCCCTTCTCTTGGCGGCTGTTTCACCCACACCCTGAGATGCTCAGTCTTTCACATCTTAAGGTTCCAAACTCCTGAGCGCTGGGATTCCCGGGATCCAAGATTCTGAATGCAAAGTCCCAAGCTTCTCACGGCGCCCTGGCGTCTTCCCCACGCCTGGAGCAGGGTGTGGGCCCCCCGCCAGCAGCCTGCCCCTCCACAGCCTGGGTGGGGCTCGGGCAGAGCACCCTGGTTTTAGGGTGAAAGACAGGAAACGGGCCGTATCTGACCTACTCTGTTAGGCAAGCAGGAAGAGTGTGACAAGGGTGTGACAAGTCTGCCCCTCTCTCAGAGCCCCCCTCCTGTGGCGAGTGACCGTTTTCCTGCCTCCGGGGGAGAAAGGTGGAAGGTGGGGGCTTCACCGCTCTGAGGAACGGACTTCACTCTCCTGAGCCTTGGCTGTCCTAATCTGTGTAATGGGATTCGCAAAGGCCAGTGCCAGGGTGGAGTGAGTAGGGTGATGAAATGGTCCAGCCGCAGTGGGGCCTTCTGGAAAACCATCGTCCTTATATCACCATGCATTTAACTTCAAGTAAAGTTAGTATCCCCCCTGCCAGACACAGCGCTCCTCTCCTCGCTACCTGCACGGCCCCCTCGGAGTCACAGGACCCCCAGGAGccgggatttttttttccctgtcgaATGGGCTGATGCCTGCCCAGCCACAGCCTGGCTCGCGGCTGTGATGTCCATGGTCCCCGTCCCTTGAGGTCTGTGGGATGGCAGGCGGCAGGCTGGGGTGACCGGCCACCCCAGCTTGCCTGGGACTGAGGCCACAGGATGAGGGATAAGGGGATGATCTTCAGCACTAACATCAGGAATCCTGGACGAGGATGTTGGCCCTAATTAGACCTGGGCTGGGAGATGGGAGATTTCCCGGTGTGCTCTGTCTCATCTCAACACACAGGGAGGCCTCTGCTCTCACGCTGGACCCAAGGCCTCCCTCACTGCCCATGGCGGAGGTGGGGAGGCCGCCGTATCCGTACCTTCCCTGACTCTGAGATTCctgtttcctctgcccctccGGGCACAGCCCCCAAGAGGCTCTCCCAGTAAAACACTCCCTGCTGGATGCCAGCTTCAGGGACCTTCCCTGCAGCATGCTATTAGATTCTCAGGACCATTCTTTGAAGCGAGGTCGCCCGTTTTACAGAttaggacactgaggctcagagagggtggaACGAGGCTCAGGTGACACGGCTGCTGAGCGGTCTCTCCTCCACCCCAAGTTGTCTCTGcatgcaggggaggtggggatgggcgcagggagagggcaggggagggcgagagccccctccaccctccacgcAGGAACAGCGGgtggggccttttttttttttttttttttttttttttgttcctagCCTCTCTGCTTCCAGGAAGTGGCTGAGAGCTCTGCCTTCCAGGAACCGAGAGCTGCCCGAGTGGGGGGTGAAGGGTACAAGTCTTCGTAATTTTGAAACACTATCCAAGCTGGTGGCTTCTTCCTAaagtccccctcccccgccccaccccaggaAAGCGGGGCCAAGATCAGGCCCTGTCCTGTACCCCCAAGCAGGAGCTCCACCCTTGTGCAAAGAAACCGCCTCctgaagagggagacaaagaatatgtgtgtgtgggtgtgtgggtgtgtgtgtaggggggggaTACGTTTAGTAAGCACCTACTTGATGGGGTTTTGGAATGATGGGAGTCTGGAACTGACAGCCAAGAAAGgtttcttgaagacatctttggtgcaaaaaggtgattttgttaaGGCTCGGGGCTaggagggggggggcaggaagagtTGCCCTGGGGCTGTAAGctctggagttgggggaggtgaaGACAAAagggaagcctccagaaggactttgatgTGCTAAAGAGGGctcctaagatacctgaggccttgcggttgtcaagctaaggtggttttccCTCTAGTGAGGCATTAACAATAGGACGGCAGGGGATTCCTGGAGAAACGGTTCTGTTCTGTTTTGCCTCAAGTATtcgtcaatgggctgcaggttataaataCACTTAATCTTACCCGCCATTTCCTTCttacctttgttccccacatcgcTGTGGAGgagagggtgatgttggggctccaggaaactgagtctagaggtttctggagattaggctattgatagattgcctttttcttgtaatttaccaagacatttgtaaacggagagagagagactcaggtCCTGCAAGACTGATCTCTATCAGCTAACCATTTgttatctttcctttcctttgttcttgggcagccaagGGTACCTGAGGACTATCGCACACATCCCGCCTAGGGAGGGGGtgtgtgctagcttgtgcttggccctcaaCTTGCTTTATGGCCCCTCATCCTAGTGGGAGCCTGGAACTTTTGAATCCATTCTCTTGTTGTATTCCTTTAATAGCTCGATGAGATAGATGTGGtttgttatccccattttgcagatgagaaaactgaggctcagcaatTCAAGGTCCTACAGCTTCTATGGGACAGAACTGAGACCGGAacatctttttctctcccccccatAGCCTGTTCTCTCAATGCTGTGCCCTGCATAGCCCTCGGGACATATGGGGCTGACCTTTCTGGGTGAGATGGCCTTCAAGGTCTCCTTATTCTTagtctgccctccttccctcagcTGGGTCCCCAACCCCGGCCATAGATACAACAAGCTAAGGTCTCTTCCAAGCCTTTGGTCCTTCTGCCCCCTCAGCTAGGTCAGCTTTCTCCACCAAGCCTTCCCGAATCTTCACTGGGTTCCAGTCTGATCTCTGGCAGCTGTGtgcctttgggcaagttgctttacctctctgaggTAGAGCTTCATCTCTCCAcggtaaaatgaagataattgtgagtgatgaggttttggagtgatggtggggttcggagctgacggccaagaaagaattcttttttaaaaaaaatttttttttttaacgtttatttatttttgagacagagagagacagagcatgaacgggggagggtcagagagagggagacacagaatctgaaacaggctccaggctctgagcagtcagcacagagcccgacgcggggctcgaactcacagacggcgagatcttgacctgagctgaagtcggccgcccaaccgactgagccacccaggtgccccaagaaagaattcttgaagacgtctttggtgcaaaaaaaaagtgattttcttaAAGCATGGGGCcgggacccgtgggcaggaagagctgcaccgGGGTTGTGAAGGGTTACTGGTTTATGCTATGGAgtggggggaggtaaagtcaagatgaagtttctctctttttaaaacttatttactcttcctttatttttgagagagagacagagtgtgagcagcagaggggcagagagagagggaaacacagagtcagaagcagactccaggcttcgagctgtcagcacagagcccgatgcggggctcgaactcacaagctgtgagatcatgacctgagctgaaggtggatgttcaaccgactgagccccccaggggcccctaagattacctttttcttgtaatttactcaGATATTTGTCAACTGAcggagactcatgtcctgcatgactgtgaccTGTATCAGCTAGCCGTTTgtcttctgtcctttcctttgacCTTGGGCGGGAAGCAGTACCTGAGGAATATCCCACCTGGGGCTGGTGTGTGTGTCCGCGTGTGTACAGGTGcacgtgcgcgtgtgtgcgtgcgtgcgcgtgccctagcttgtactttgccctcagcttgagGGCCTGATGTGTCTGGTGCAAATATCATGAAGTTTGgtttgagaaattattttattttatttgtgaactTTTTTTAGCGTTTAGTTTTGGGATAGAGCAagagcgggggacgggcagagagagagagaaagagacagaggacctagagtgggctctacgctgacagcacagagccccacatggggctcgaacccacgaactgtgagatcatgacctgagctgaagtcggacgcttaaccgaccgagccacccaggcgccctggtttaagaaattattttaagacacgatttttttaatttatttttttaaatgtcagtacttttttttaatgtttatttattttgagagacagagagagagcccatgtgtgctctgggaaggggcagagagagagagagagagagagaatcctaagcaggctctgtgccgtcagcacagagcccgatgtgaagctccatcccacaaaccatgagatcgtgacctgagccgaagtcaggagtcacacttttaatcaactgagccacccaggcacctgaaggactttttttttctttaagtttatttattttgagagacagagagagagcgtgagtggaagagaggcagagagggagagagagactcccaagctcAATCGGCTTAACCGAtcgagccgcccaggtgcccccaggctgccATTTTGGAAACCAACATAATTCTAAGTAACAAGTGGAGGAGGTCAAGTGGAGCCTGGGAGCTGAGGGGCCTAGGAGTACGTTATAGTCACTCAAGGAATGATGAGCAACTGGTCTCTGCTCTAAATTATGTGAAGGACAAGGAAAAGTATTGGAACTGACCCAGGCTCTGCCCCAGGCACAGTGCTTGGGATTGCACACTGCTGAAGGTATTGTATCCAAGGAAACCAGGAATACCTGAATCCTGGCCCAGGACACAGCTGTCCCTAGCCACAGGATTCTCAAGTGCATGACCCCGAATCCCATAAACAACAGCCCGTGCCAGGGGAAgcataaagggagagagagcaatcaAGAAAgcaagttcaggggcgcctgggtggctcagttggttgagcatccgactcttgatttcagctcaggtcatgatctcacggttcctgagatcgagccctgggttaggctccgtgctgacagcatggagcctgcttgggatattctgtctgtctgtctctctctctcagaaataaacaagcttaaactttatatatatggGTGTTCACAATGCTGGGAAGAAAGACCAATGAGACGGTCAAAAGCAGAGGCATTGCCCTTTTTGGCCACTGGTCAGGGGGCTGAAGGGTCACAGCAGAATGGGCCCCCAGGCAAGTGAAATGACTATCAGCTGCCTGAGGGCAGGACTGTTCCAAAAAGATGTGTTTTCTCCTGGCCCCAGATAGTACCGTTGATGGCTCTGGGCCCTTGAGGACTTACAGGATCGGCTTACTGATGGAGGCAAAGTAGCCGCCCTTTCCGGGAGCTTGTCATGGGAACCGAGTGCTAAGGGCTTTGTAGGGCCTGTTTCATCCTCACTATAAGCCACGAGGTAGGTACTGTCCTCCCAAAATGTGGACGTGAGGACAGAAGGGAACCAGACCAAGCTGAGACActgagaaaggagggggaaaaactgagaatctGAAGAACAGGCCTGGGCTACGTAGGGTGGGAGCCAAGACAAAGGAGAATGgaacagagggacacagagagacgtATCAGGAACcgtctcctcaaaaaaaaaaaaaaaggcctcaagGGTCCAAACAAGCAGCTTTATCCTGCACACCTGTGGTCTCCAAACTTCTGCTCACGAACCCCATCAGTGGATAATACGGATGCGTTGATCTATGAATTatgcacaaaaatagaaattacaaaGTGGATGACATAACTATATAACTGGAAGCTCTAATATTTCCTTTCTATACCCCGGTGGGCGGTCTTGCCcacaattttaaagttttaatcaGAAAGGCAGGGAGTTAAGTCGGTTACGTGTTGGACTTTgcctcagggcgtgatctcatggtttgtgagttcgagccccacgtcgggctccatgctgaccatgcggaggagcctgcctgggattctcgctccctcctctctctctctgcccctccccctctcgcgcttcctctctccctctcaaaattagtaaacctaaaaaaaggaGTTAATGGTGATAAATAACGATGGCCGCTATTTGCTGGGGGGCTACCGCGTACCAGGTAAATGCCGGGTTTCAAGGACGCTAGGTGCCTGCCCCAGGTCAGACACCCTCCTAGCTGAGGCTGTCCGGGGTTGCAGTAGAGGGTGCTCGGCAGGCCCAGGGGTGAGCCTGTCCTGATgtccctctgtctgtgtctgcCTCCAGGTGCCATGCCTCTGCAAGTCCTCCTGCTTCTGATTTTGCTGGGCTCTGACAGCAGCCTGCAGCTGCGGGAGACATGGGAGAATGGAACCATTGAGGCCCCGGACCCCCTGCTTGTGCAGGGCCAGAAACAAGTGGAGGAGGACCCAGAACAGGACATGTATGACTATATTGGCACGGACCCTCCAGAGACGCTTTTTACAAATAGACCTGGGCCTGTGTCCCTGACCTGGACATTTCTAGCTGAGACGGCAACATTGGGGCAGAAGGATTCCGGAACTCCTGAACAAGCCACTCTGGTGATAGCCAGAGGGGACTCCGTTGGCCTGGACGCAAGAGGGATGGCCATGGGGGATCTGAGCATGGAAGTGGCCACGCAGGGGGTTCCCGTCACGCTGGGCCCTCTGAGCAAAGAACAGGTCACTGCGTTACCTCCCATCACAGAGGCTTCATCCACAGAGGGGGCTCCATCCACAGAGCTGGCCACCATTGAGGCCCTGTCCACGGAGCCGGCAGCCACAGAGGCACTGACCACACAACCTGCGGCCACAGAGGCCCCGTCCACGGGGCCGGCAGCCACAGAGGCCCTGACCACACAACCTGCGGCCACAGAGGCCCCGTCCACGGGGCCGGCAGCCACAGAGGCCCTGACCACACAACCTGTGGCCACAGAGGCCCCGTCCACGGGGCCGGCAGCCACAGAGGCCCTGACCACACAACCTGCGGCCACAGAGGCCCCGTCCACGGGGCCGGCAGCCACAGAGGCCCTGACCACACAACCTGCGGCCACAGAGGCCCCGTCCACGGGACCAGAAGCCACGGATGCCCTGTCCACATCCACGGAGCCCACTGCCACAGAGGCCTTGTCCACAGATCCCGCCACCACGAAGGTCCCATCCACAGGTCCTGCGACCACAAGGAGCCTAACCATggccctgcttgtgccctctgaTCCTTACAACAGCACCACCGTGGCAGTAGGCAATTCATCTGATGGCTTCAtcaaacaatggaaaaataatcaGAATCTTGCCCCCCAGAGCTCcgtggcccccagccccacagaggCTCTGGACCGCATCCCTGTGAAGCAGTGCCTGCTGGCCATCCTCGTCCTGGCCCTGGTGGCCACTATCTTCCTCGTGTGCACAGTGGTGCTGGCTGTCCGCCTCTCTCGCAAGAATCACATGTACCCTGTGCGCAATTATTCCCCCACTGAGATGGTCTGCATCTCGTCCCTGCTGCCTGAGGGGGGCGAAGCGCCCTCGGCCACGGCCAACGGGGACCTGCCCAATGCCAAGAGCCAGGGCCTAAAGGCGGGGCCGAGGGAGGGCCGAGATGGGGATGACCTCACCTTGCAGAGTTTCCTCCCTtaacccccacccctcacctgctcatCCATCTGAACAGGACCCTcgcctccctgctccctccaaGGCCCGCTGGGCCACCACTGAGCACCCCGGCTCTGTTCCACGGGTCCGGGCTTCCTTGGGGCCCCTAGGGATGGGGATCTCTAGGAcagagcccccaggtgccccacaggaaGGAGAGCAGCTGAACTCTTGCAGCCAAAGCAGGACTGTGGGCAAGCCACCGcatcctccctcctgcctccggGGGGGCCCGGGGAGATCCCTCCACCTCCCTGTCTCCCACCTGTCTGGGCTCCCTCTGAGGCCTTCCACGGCTGGAGCCTCATCCCCAAGCACCCGGTGAAGCCCCCGCCCTCACGCCCATTTTCTTCTGGTTGCCATGGTCACCACACAGGAAAGGGGGCATTTTGGGGGCAGGAGTGCTGGATTCTGAAGGCCATTCCCTGCTCCTCTCCGACTTGGGGCAGCTTGGGTTTTCTTGGGCATCTCCCCAGGGAGCCCAGGGTGAGATCCTGGCCCAGGAGGGCTGGGGCGGGCTTGGAGAGCCCAGGGCCATACCTTTCTTTGGGGCTGTGTGGGTCATTGTTCACTGAAATATCCCACTCCCCAGCCTGCTGCCCGGGATAgcgcaggtgctcaataaatattcgaTGAACTAATGGTGGCTGTTTCAGGGCGTCAAGGTGTCTCCTGCTGGGGCTTTGGTTCCTTGCTGTtcaccccggccccggcccgctCCAGAAACCCCCCCAAACCCCCGGTCTGTGCCTTAAGTTTTCAGTATTGTCTCTTGGACACTGGGGGCGTCTTGGTACATCCTTGGGCAGCCGGGAAGGTTGTAGACCgttggggggatggggaaacTGGTCCCCGAATCCACTTTattcaactccccccccccatgacCCAGTTCTGGCATACAGAATTTGGTTCCCGCCCCAACTCTCAGACAAACGCGTCCTCTCAACGTCAGTGCCATCCTCCCCAGAAACTCACCCTGACCtctcccggggaggggggggtggcctGTCTCCCATTTAACACCCACTCCTCACAGGGCTGAGCACAGCTGCGGCCTCCAAGGTTTTCGAACAAAATTTGGGGCCAGCAAACTTTTTTCTTCAATGGCCAGACCAAAAATATGTGACGTTTTGCAGACCGCGCGGTCCCCGTTGCAACTCGTCAGTTCCATCCTTGGTCCTCGTAGATTGTGTGTGGTCATTGACGATGTGTCACAAATGAATAGGGTTGGCTgcattctaataaaactttatttacaaacaaagcggcaggctggatttggctccGTGTTCGCTGACCACTGATCTGAGCATCGGGTGAGCAGCTGGCCCGGTTTGCGTGGGACTTTGGTGAATGTAGCACCGGGAGCCCTACGTTGGGGGAAACTGCTCAGCCCCAGCAAATCAAGAAGTTGGCTGCCCTATTTAAGCAACActcaccgtgtgtgtgtgttaccacATTCGGACCCACGCTGACCCCGAGGGTCGGATAAGAAAGCCAAGGCTTCCACAGTGGCTTCAACAGTAGCTgagcccgggggcgcctgggggagctcagtcggttaaacgtcggACTTCGGATCTGgtcgtgatcccacagttcatgagttcgagccccgcgtcgggctctgtgctgacagctcggagcccggagcctgcttcggattctgtgtctccctctctctctgcccctcctctgcttgtgcgcgctctctctctcaaaaacaaaacaaaaacaaacaaaaaaccccccaaaccagtggctgagccaggattcAGACCTGGGTTCTTCTGTCTCTTGATGCTTTTTGATCAGAAGGGACTCCTGCTTTGAGCCCCGGTTCTACCTTCTGGGGGAGGACTACAACTCGTTTTGGTGGActttttctcttctagaaaaaTACCTCCGGCGGCTTCTTTGGGAGTGCCGGACCCTTCAGGGTGAGAGAGAGTTCAAAGACAGGGTGGAGTCTGGGGGGTATTGGCTGAAGCTgaaaagggggtgggagagaccAGGGACAGacaggagggaagatggcgggcCAGGGGCAGTGGGGGCAGAGTTAGTGAGAAGTGGAGGGctgtctgccccgccccctgACGCTCTAGAACAAGTGTGACACCCAAGGTGTTCCGGGCactttggtgggggaggggtgcccacCCTGGGCCGGGGCAGCTCACCCTGGAAAAGGCAGAATTGTGCCTTAGGGGAAACGTGGGTTTACTTGCCCTTTGGGAGCGATGAGAAAAATCATGTGGGGGACTTGATATCGTggagctggggacacagaggctgAAGGACTTGGGGGGCAAGCGTCCCTCTGGGGTCTTGTCACCCTGTCCTCCTGGGTAGGGAGCAGGTCTCcacgtccccccgcccccactggaGGACACTGTGACCGCAGAGGGCTCCCCTTGGCGGCTGTCTGGCTCTCTCCAAGGCGCAGAATTGAAGTCTGGGGACGACAGGTGCTTGAAGCAGCCACCAGGCGGCACCCGCCACCACCGGCTCTTGGAGCTCTTGAAAGCCGGGAGCTTCCCAGAGGACAAAGGAGCAGCAGGGATTGCTGGGCCAGGAGCGCTGCGAACCCGGGAGAGTGCTGGTGAGTGTTTAACCTCCAGCCCCTTGGGTGGATTTGTATCCCAGCCATGATTTGCGATGCTTGCCAATTTCCTTGGTGTAAATACCCCCTTGGCTGATTTGGAGCAACCAACTATGTATATAGTAAATGGTACAATAAATGCAAATAATCTCAAGAACATAGAAGAGTagaatgtagtaaaataattaggaagtggtGAGGTTTGAGTACTGGAGGACCttgggtttttgttgtgttttgtgtttatttatttttgagtgagaacgggaaggggcagagagggagacggagaagcccaagcaggctcgcgccgtcagcacagagcccgatgcggggctagaactcact
Coding sequences:
- the TMEM119 gene encoding transmembrane protein 119 isoform X1, whose amino-acid sequence is MPLQVLLLLILLGSDSSLQLRETWENGTIEAPDPLLVQGQKQVEEDPEQDMYDYIGTDPPETLFTNRPGPVSLTWTFLAETATLGQKDSGTPEQATLVIARGDSVGLDARGMAMGDLSMEVATQGVPVTLGPLSKEQVTALPPITEASSTEGAPSTELATIEALSTEPAATEALTTQPAATEAPSTGPAATEALTTQPAATEAPSTGPAATEALTTQPVATEAPSTGPAATEALTTQPAATEAPSTGPAATEALTTQPAATEAPSTGPEATDALSTSTEPTATEALSTDPATTKVPSTGPATTRSLTMALLVPSDPYNSTTVAVGNSSDGFIKQWKNNQNLAPQSSVAPSPTEALDRIPVKQCLLAILVLALVATIFLVCTVVLAVRLSRKNHMYPVRNYSPTEMVCISSLLPEGGEAPSATANGDLPNAKSQGLKAGPREGRDGDDLTLQSFLP